One window of the Mycobacterium sp. JS623 genome contains the following:
- a CDS encoding TraM recognition domain-containing protein yields MTCLLYAASPQATGRGMDWTLQASENVDTAAGSGGYQIVTAPGWAHAAAWSQDHLLQARVRSVLDMEPKQRDSVKMTMTKVLTAWLLTARRDRPHPGLDLSFFDDPAATLYLLTPVDWTVAAQAIVLMDQLINRQRTKVAQWEEFTRIGLFLDEITNTPIPRLPQYLAESRGLGCSICFAAQAGSQPDAVYGPLQGKAIRDVTPASLVFYGSHERDVMESAAFWAGKTTRSHQSYAAGLDDKTTGRQFGNALEATELLPRNTSEARLIPRGQPGQMVELIDFDEFVIYLDELRGARVCAARDYEPAGM; encoded by the coding sequence TTGACGTGCCTGCTGTACGCCGCCAGTCCACAGGCCACCGGGCGGGGGATGGACTGGACATTGCAGGCTTCGGAGAACGTCGACACCGCCGCGGGTAGCGGCGGGTATCAAATCGTCACCGCGCCGGGGTGGGCGCACGCCGCAGCCTGGTCACAAGACCACCTGCTGCAGGCGCGGGTGCGTTCGGTGCTGGACATGGAGCCCAAACAACGGGACTCGGTGAAGATGACCATGACCAAGGTGCTGACAGCCTGGCTGCTGACCGCGCGCCGCGACCGGCCTCACCCTGGGCTGGACCTATCCTTCTTCGACGACCCGGCCGCCACGCTGTACCTGTTGACTCCCGTCGATTGGACCGTCGCCGCGCAGGCGATCGTGTTGATGGATCAGCTGATCAACCGACAGCGCACCAAGGTCGCGCAGTGGGAGGAGTTCACCCGCATCGGGCTATTCCTTGATGAGATCACCAACACCCCCATCCCGCGCCTGCCGCAGTATCTGGCCGAGTCCCGCGGCCTGGGCTGCTCCATCTGCTTTGCCGCACAAGCCGGTTCGCAGCCGGACGCGGTGTACGGTCCGCTGCAAGGCAAGGCGATCCGCGATGTGACACCCGCGTCGCTGGTGTTCTACGGCTCACACGAACGCGACGTGATGGAGTCCGCGGCGTTCTGGGCCGGCAAGACCACCCGCAGCCACCAGTCCTACGCCGCGGGTCTCGACGACAAGACGACCGGGCGCCAATTCGGCAACGCGCTGGAGGCTACAGAGCTGTTGCCCCGCAACACTTCAGAGGCCCGGCTCATACCGCGCGGGCAGCCGGGGCAGATGGTCGAACTCATCGACTTCGACGAATTCGTCATCTATCTCGACGAGCTACGGGGAGCGCGCGTGTGTGCCGCCCGCGACTACGAGCCGGCCGGGATGTAG
- a CDS encoding C1 family peptidase yields the protein MSSTDQSPTISPASDIYQTFDFGYDPTVEEPITPAVPPRLAELPPAASVNTEWLPPVGKQTVPNCFVWSSVYGATTFWAAQSSGVAPTSPDRQAAPDYTYIQVEMQNDIAAGTCQGGKITDCMGWVEKNDGTASLAAAPNLSACGANWSAYGPGSQPIPPEAIFDLPEVDATELKGPDGLRNLRTVIASGMPLAYGTFLYTDFLSYNGSPDPYVGNGIWLINEKTKQRAGHCMLIIAYDNTKEAVLIQNSMGTSWGSDGFMWMAYSTLQTTAQGLGFYIPAGS from the coding sequence ATGAGCAGTACCGACCAATCCCCAACCATCAGCCCTGCTAGCGACATCTACCAGACGTTCGACTTCGGCTATGACCCGACCGTCGAGGAACCGATAACGCCCGCCGTGCCGCCCCGGCTTGCAGAGTTGCCGCCGGCAGCATCGGTCAATACCGAATGGTTGCCACCGGTCGGGAAGCAGACCGTCCCCAATTGTTTCGTCTGGTCATCGGTGTACGGCGCGACGACATTCTGGGCTGCGCAGAGCAGCGGCGTTGCCCCGACGTCACCGGACCGGCAGGCGGCGCCCGACTACACCTACATCCAAGTGGAAATGCAAAACGACATCGCGGCGGGCACTTGCCAGGGTGGGAAAATCACTGACTGCATGGGTTGGGTGGAAAAGAACGACGGCACCGCGTCACTGGCGGCCGCCCCCAATCTCAGCGCCTGCGGGGCTAACTGGAGCGCGTACGGGCCGGGCTCGCAGCCCATCCCGCCCGAGGCGATATTCGACCTCCCCGAGGTCGACGCGACCGAGCTCAAGGGCCCTGATGGCCTGCGGAATCTGCGGACGGTCATCGCCTCAGGTATGCCGCTTGCCTACGGCACGTTCCTTTACACCGACTTCCTGTCGTATAACGGCAGCCCCGACCCGTACGTCGGCAACGGCATCTGGCTGATCAACGAGAAGACCAAGCAGCGTGCCGGCCACTGCATGCTGATCATCGCCTACGACAACACGAAAGAAGCGGTGCTGATCCAGAACAGCATGGGCACCTCCTGGGGTAGTGATGGGTTCATGTGGATGGCCTACTCGACTCTGCAGACCACCGCCCAGGGACTGGGCTTCTACATCCCGGCCGGCTCGTAG
- a CDS encoding COG4705 family protein, which yields MVLTPVQYVMRKLPHITALFWAMKILATTLGETAGDYFAQTLGLGTLRAAILLLAIFLVAVTIQLRAKRFHPALFWTVVVLTSTAGTTISDFINYTSHLGQATGALILGSGLAVVLLMWWRSGQTLNVENLATLTGEVLFWIAVVFSNSLGTSTGDYLSGGLNVGLRPAALILTAAMLALLAAHYFTSIDSMLLFWIAFILTRPWGAVVGNILSKSRDHGGLNWGNAGASAVLIAGLVVLVIYQTLDIRRHPLEPLPMPLNRQTGQPQRPNGEVIIVAPA from the coding sequence ATGGTCCTGACGCCCGTCCAGTACGTCATGCGCAAGCTGCCGCACATCACCGCACTCTTCTGGGCGATGAAGATCCTCGCCACCACCCTGGGCGAGACCGCCGGTGACTACTTCGCCCAGACACTGGGGCTGGGCACCCTTCGTGCCGCGATCCTACTTCTCGCCATCTTCCTCGTTGCCGTGACAATCCAGTTGCGCGCCAAACGGTTTCACCCGGCGCTGTTCTGGACGGTCGTCGTGCTCACCAGCACCGCAGGCACCACCATCTCGGACTTCATCAACTACACATCACACCTGGGGCAGGCCACTGGTGCGCTGATTCTGGGTAGCGGACTGGCTGTCGTGCTGCTGATGTGGTGGCGCAGCGGCCAGACCCTCAACGTCGAGAACCTTGCAACGCTCACCGGTGAGGTGCTGTTCTGGATCGCCGTCGTGTTCTCCAACAGCCTGGGCACCTCCACCGGCGACTACCTCTCCGGCGGGCTGAACGTGGGACTGCGGCCGGCAGCGCTGATCCTGACCGCTGCCATGTTGGCGCTGTTGGCCGCGCACTACTTCACCAGCATCGACAGCATGCTGCTGTTCTGGATCGCCTTCATCCTGACCCGGCCGTGGGGCGCCGTGGTCGGCAACATCTTGAGCAAGAGCCGCGATCACGGCGGACTGAACTGGGGTAACGCCGGCGCCTCCGCGGTGCTCATCGCCGGACTGGTGGTCTTGGTGATCTACCAGACTCTCGACATCCGCCGCCATCCACTGGAGCCTTTGCCGATGCCACTTAACCGCCAGACCGGGCAGCCACAACGGCCCAACGGGGAAGTCATCATCGTCGCGCCAGCCTGA
- a CDS encoding cytochrome P450 has protein sequence MTTDTVPTNSGPTVFDAGLPSIAYLHVRDPFEAHHIIAAARRRAPIVIGPYAPEVLTYELVRTVLRDPRFITARGLGLDLQGVTSGPLWERAIANILSLDGETHHRLRRLIAKAFAPRGAERMRTLAIEVITELIDPLTGLGHCDVVTDIARRYPTPIICALLGAPREDWPLFGAWADDIKKLFDWNIAQDGAAILSAWQQLDAYLEDMITQRRHTLTDDIISDLIRAEDDGDRLTHDELLMLAATLLAAGTDTTRNQLAAAVQVLADHPDQWALLATHPELAPNAVHELMRYCPIIFAVGRKAAQDVELAGITIPAGTVVLANTAAANRDPLVYRDPDSLDITRDDAPAIMTFGGGAHYCLGAHLARIEITEALRVITQRMPNPRRAHPATWKPMTGIIGPTSVPLEFDAGR, from the coding sequence ATGACCACCGACACCGTGCCCACAAACAGCGGCCCAACCGTTTTCGACGCTGGGCTGCCATCGATCGCTTATCTGCACGTACGCGACCCGTTCGAGGCGCACCACATCATCGCCGCAGCACGCCGCCGAGCGCCGATCGTGATCGGACCCTACGCCCCCGAGGTATTGACCTATGAGCTAGTGCGCACCGTGCTGCGCGACCCCAGATTCATCACCGCCCGCGGCCTTGGCCTTGACCTGCAGGGCGTGACCTCCGGCCCGCTGTGGGAGCGGGCAATCGCCAACATCCTCAGCCTCGACGGCGAAACGCACCATCGGCTGCGCCGACTGATCGCCAAGGCGTTCGCACCGCGCGGCGCAGAACGGATGCGCACGCTGGCCATCGAGGTCATCACCGAACTGATTGACCCGCTCACCGGACTCGGGCACTGCGACGTGGTCACCGACATCGCTCGGCGTTATCCGACGCCGATCATCTGCGCGCTGCTCGGTGCACCGCGAGAAGACTGGCCCCTTTTCGGCGCCTGGGCCGACGACATCAAGAAATTGTTCGACTGGAACATTGCCCAGGACGGGGCAGCGATCCTATCTGCCTGGCAGCAGCTCGACGCCTACCTCGAGGACATGATCACCCAGCGGCGTCACACCCTCACCGACGACATCATCTCGGATCTGATCCGCGCCGAAGACGACGGCGACCGCCTCACCCACGACGAGCTGCTCATGCTCGCCGCCACCCTGCTGGCCGCGGGCACCGACACCACCCGCAACCAGCTAGCCGCCGCGGTGCAAGTCCTCGCCGACCACCCCGACCAGTGGGCGCTGCTGGCCACGCATCCCGAACTGGCCCCCAACGCCGTTCACGAGCTGATGCGGTACTGCCCCATCATTTTCGCCGTCGGCCGCAAAGCCGCCCAAGACGTCGAACTGGCCGGGATCACCATCCCAGCTGGCACCGTGGTTTTGGCCAACACCGCTGCGGCCAACCGCGACCCCCTCGTATACCGCGACCCGGACAGCCTCGACATCACCCGCGACGATGCACCGGCCATAATGACCTTCGGCGGCGGCGCGCACTACTGCCTAGGCGCGCATCTGGCGCGAATCGAAATCACTGAAGCGCTCCGTGTCATCACTCAGCGCATGCCCAACCCACGCCGCGCGCATCCCGCGACCTGGAAGCCGATGACCGGAATCATCGGCCCAACCAGCGTGCCCCTCGAATTCGACGCTGGACGCTGA